In one Candidatus Nomurabacteria bacterium genomic region, the following are encoded:
- a CDS encoding DUF308 domain-containing protein, with the protein MSTNVNEYVDSHVFGLFVLQGLATVAFGVIALFFPGLTLASLVSWFAVYVVVVGVVELVHGFRDLGINTSWWFSLLVGVVMLGVGVYLVRNPDMSQATFLVTVGALALARGVGDLFVSAFHSVSSEHRLMWVVSGVVGVVAGIWLWRYPVVGVMDFVWLLGLYALFLGSVNLAHATRLRD; encoded by the coding sequence ATGAGTACTAACGTTAATGAGTATGTGGACAGTCACGTTTTTGGACTGTTCGTTTTGCAAGGTCTCGCAACCGTAGCGTTCGGGGTTATTGCATTGTTCTTCCCAGGGCTCACACTAGCGAGCCTCGTATCATGGTTTGCCGTCTACGTAGTTGTAGTCGGCGTCGTAGAGCTGGTGCACGGTTTCCGTGATCTCGGCATAAACACTTCCTGGTGGTTTTCACTACTGGTCGGTGTTGTAATGCTGGGTGTCGGCGTGTATCTGGTTCGTAACCCAGACATGAGTCAAGCAACGTTCCTCGTCACAGTAGGTGCGCTAGCTCTTGCTCGTGGTGTGGGCGACTTGTTCGTATCGGCGTTTCACAGCGTCTCGAGCGAACATCGGCTCATGTGGGTAGTATCAGGCGTAGTCGGCGTTGTCGCCGGTATATGGCTCTGGCGTTACCCAGTAGTAGGAGTCATGGACTTCGTTTGGTTGCTCGGTCTTTACGCGCTCTTCTTGGGCTCGGTAAACCTAGCACACGCAACTCGACTACGTGACTAG
- a CDS encoding UDP-N-acetylmuramoyl-tripeptide--D-alanyl-D-alanine ligase has translation MFKSLQQRYKAGVQKKLEQAVVAYFEAHPEVKLVVVTGSVGKTSTKTAIATMLAQGYRVRLHEGNHNTPMSVPLAILGVPYPDNVHSFTAWSDAVKAARARILAPTDVDVIVQELGADHPGDITAFGRYLKPYISVVTAVTPEHMEFFKTIDAVAREELAAANFGQLALINRDDIDGKYAEFISNANLSTYGTSAAAEYHFDQQDFSVEKGHSGTLVAPGLPSGIAAIVNVLGDHNLRPAIAAAAVGMKFNMQPDVIKSGLEKIRPIPGRMNMLRGLNGSMIIDDSYNSSPAAAVSAIQTFYSIDAPQRIAIMGSMNELGDSSPAEHKMIGEMFHPDVVEWVITIGDDAEKYLAPAAHSQGCQIKSFKNAVQAGAFAHSVMAKGALVLVKGSQGNVYAEEAVKILLLDQNDADKLVRQSPAWVAHKEEFFERNLV, from the coding sequence ATGTTTAAATCGCTACAGCAACGATATAAAGCCGGCGTACAAAAGAAGCTTGAGCAAGCTGTCGTAGCGTATTTTGAGGCGCATCCTGAAGTGAAGTTGGTCGTTGTGACTGGTAGCGTCGGAAAGACGAGCACTAAGACGGCTATTGCTACGATGTTGGCGCAGGGGTATCGCGTGCGGCTTCACGAAGGTAATCACAATACCCCTATGAGCGTGCCGCTTGCTATCTTGGGCGTGCCATACCCTGACAACGTCCATAGCTTTACTGCGTGGAGCGACGCCGTCAAGGCGGCGCGAGCTAGAATCCTAGCTCCGACTGATGTTGACGTAATCGTACAAGAGCTTGGTGCCGATCATCCTGGAGACATTACTGCGTTTGGTCGCTACCTAAAACCATACATATCGGTCGTGACCGCCGTGACTCCTGAGCACATGGAGTTCTTTAAGACTATCGACGCAGTTGCCCGGGAAGAGCTTGCGGCGGCGAACTTCGGTCAACTGGCACTCATCAATCGCGACGATATTGATGGCAAATATGCCGAGTTCATCAGCAATGCAAATCTCAGTACCTATGGCACAAGTGCTGCTGCTGAATACCATTTTGACCAACAAGATTTTTCTGTAGAAAAAGGCCATAGCGGCACTTTAGTCGCGCCCGGATTGCCGTCCGGAATTGCTGCGATTGTAAATGTATTAGGTGATCATAATTTGCGCCCAGCGATTGCGGCGGCGGCTGTGGGCATGAAGTTTAATATGCAGCCGGATGTTATTAAATCAGGTCTTGAAAAAATTCGACCAATTCCCGGTCGCATGAACATGTTGCGTGGACTCAACGGCAGCATGATTATAGACGACTCGTATAATTCTAGTCCCGCTGCCGCTGTAAGTGCTATTCAGACCTTTTATAGTATCGATGCGCCACAGCGCATTGCCATAATGGGTAGTATGAATGAGCTAGGTGACTCGTCGCCGGCTGAACATAAAATGATAGGTGAAATGTTTCATCCGGATGTCGTCGAATGGGTGATTACCATCGGCGATGACGCTGAAAAGTACCTAGCGCCGGCTGCACACTCGCAGGGATGCCAGATAAAATCGTTTAAAAATGCCGTCCAAGCTGGAGCGTTTGCCCATAGTGTCATGGCAAAAGGAGCGCTCGTGCTAGTAAAAGGCTCGCAGGGTAATGTTTACGCCGAAGAAGCCGTGAAAATATTGTTGCTTGATCAAAACGATGCCGACAAGCTTGTCCGCCAGTCGCCTGCTTGGGTCGCTCATAAAGAAGAATTTTTTGAGCGGAATCTTGTTTGA
- a CDS encoding leucine--tRNA ligase: MKRYNPTEIEPKWQQFWDEKGTYVADLASDKTKYYALSMFNYPSGAGIHIGHAMNYTISDVMARFKRQQGYESYHPVGWDAFGLPAENYAIKTGVSPQQSMKSIIPGYHKQYKAMGWSNDWTKEIATHEPEYYKWTQWIFAQMYKEGLAYQDSRMQWWCDKDKTVLSNEQVIDGKCWRHDGPDDPLVAKKEIKQWFFKITEYADELLEATDALDWTESVKLAQKNWIGKSQGAEVDFKVDGSDENVRVFTTRPDTLYGATFLVMAPEHPLVANITTDEQKQAVDEYVKDSTKKSELERMESKEKTGVFTGAYAINPASGEKVPVWVADYVLYGYGTGAIMAVPAHDERDNEFAQKFNLPIVEVVQKPEGEEGVWHDEGVMINSGEFNGLNSSEAREKIVNSLEAQGIGESKTTFKIRDWSVSRQRYWGAPIPIINCPTDGTVIVPDEDLPVVLPELKDFAPSGDGRSALARADDWLQVKCPKCGGDAERETDTLDTYICSSWYFLRYLDPTNAELPFGKDRADKWQPVDFYNGGDHATAHMIYARFVTRFLHKQGLLENPEPFKRFLFNGKVTAHDGQMFSKSKGNGVDPLEIINSGYGADSLRTYLMFAAPLDLWIRWDEKGVPATYRFLNRVWNLVQEFNETNEGEKSDAVLKAVHPAIKKVTSDLEDQKYNTAIAAMMKLTNDLYELKVKERFSDRDNWRFALESLVAMVAPFAPHIAEELWHQLGHDTSVHRDSWPQWVDKYLVGDSMTIVVQVNGKLRATLEVPLDANEDDIKSQALAAENVVKFIGDKEPFKVIYVPKKLVNVVVK, translated from the coding sequence ATGAAGCGATACAATCCGACAGAGATAGAACCCAAGTGGCAACAATTTTGGGATGAAAAAGGCACGTACGTGGCTGATCTTGCTAGTGACAAGACCAAATATTACGCCTTGAGTATGTTTAATTACCCGAGCGGTGCCGGAATTCATATCGGGCATGCTATGAACTACACCATCAGTGACGTTATGGCACGATTTAAGCGACAGCAGGGCTACGAAAGCTACCATCCGGTTGGTTGGGACGCTTTTGGATTGCCGGCCGAGAACTACGCTATCAAAACTGGCGTATCGCCGCAGCAAAGCATGAAATCCATCATCCCTGGCTACCATAAACAGTACAAAGCCATGGGCTGGAGTAACGATTGGACCAAAGAAATCGCCACTCATGAGCCCGAGTATTATAAGTGGACACAATGGATCTTTGCGCAGATGTACAAAGAGGGTTTGGCTTATCAAGACAGCCGTATGCAGTGGTGGTGCGACAAGGACAAGACGGTCCTTTCGAACGAGCAAGTAATTGATGGCAAGTGCTGGCGTCACGACGGACCGGACGACCCGCTGGTCGCTAAAAAAGAAATCAAACAATGGTTTTTCAAAATCACCGAATATGCTGACGAGTTGCTCGAAGCAACAGACGCGCTGGATTGGACCGAGAGCGTCAAGCTGGCGCAAAAGAACTGGATTGGTAAGTCGCAAGGTGCGGAAGTTGATTTCAAGGTTGACGGTTCAGATGAAAATGTTCGCGTATTTACGACTCGCCCAGACACTCTTTACGGTGCAACATTCCTTGTCATGGCACCCGAACATCCGCTCGTAGCAAACATTACGACCGATGAGCAAAAACAAGCGGTCGATGAGTACGTAAAGGATTCAACCAAAAAATCTGAACTCGAGCGCATGGAAAGCAAAGAAAAGACGGGTGTATTCACCGGCGCATACGCGATTAATCCAGCAAGTGGCGAAAAAGTCCCGGTCTGGGTTGCTGACTATGTGCTGTATGGCTACGGCACCGGAGCTATCATGGCTGTGCCTGCTCACGATGAGCGTGACAATGAGTTCGCGCAGAAGTTTAACTTGCCGATAGTTGAAGTCGTGCAAAAACCAGAAGGCGAAGAAGGCGTCTGGCATGACGAAGGCGTCATGATAAATAGTGGCGAGTTTAACGGATTAAATAGCAGCGAAGCTCGCGAAAAGATCGTTAATAGCCTAGAGGCGCAGGGTATAGGTGAATCGAAAACAACCTTTAAAATTCGTGATTGGTCGGTGAGTCGTCAGCGTTACTGGGGTGCACCGATTCCGATTATCAACTGTCCAACTGACGGTACGGTTATCGTTCCAGACGAGGATTTGCCTGTCGTTCTACCTGAATTAAAGGACTTTGCACCGAGTGGCGATGGCCGCAGTGCTCTCGCTCGTGCCGATGATTGGCTACAGGTGAAATGTCCGAAGTGTGGCGGCGATGCTGAGCGTGAAACCGATACGCTAGATACGTATATTTGTAGTAGCTGGTATTTCTTGCGCTACCTAGACCCGACAAACGCTGAATTGCCTTTTGGTAAGGACCGCGCAGATAAGTGGCAGCCAGTTGATTTTTATAACGGTGGTGACCACGCTACGGCACATATGATTTATGCTCGATTCGTGACGAGATTCCTGCACAAACAGGGCCTGCTCGAAAATCCAGAGCCGTTCAAACGGTTCCTGTTTAACGGTAAAGTTACGGCGCACGACGGCCAGATGTTCAGTAAGAGCAAGGGCAACGGCGTCGACCCGCTCGAAATCATCAACAGCGGCTATGGTGCCGATTCGTTGCGCACTTACTTGATGTTTGCCGCACCGCTTGATCTATGGATCCGCTGGGACGAAAAGGGCGTGCCTGCAACCTATAGGTTCCTCAATCGTGTTTGGAATTTGGTTCAGGAATTTAACGAAACTAACGAAGGCGAAAAGTCTGACGCCGTACTTAAGGCTGTTCACCCAGCAATTAAAAAGGTAACGTCTGACCTCGAAGATCAAAAATACAATACCGCCATAGCGGCTATGATGAAGCTGACAAATGATTTATATGAACTCAAAGTCAAAGAGAGGTTCAGCGATCGTGATAATTGGAGGTTTGCGTTGGAGTCTCTCGTTGCAATGGTTGCGCCGTTTGCGCCACACATCGCCGAAGAACTGTGGCATCAGCTTGGTCACGACACATCCGTACATCGCGATAGCTGGCCGCAGTGGGTTGATAAGTATTTGGTTGGCGATAGTATGACCATTGTCGTACAGGTAAATGGTAAGCTTCGCGCAACACTCGAAGTACCGCTTGATGCAAACGAAGACGACATCAAATCTCAAGCCCTTGCTGCTGAAAATGTTGTTAAGTTCATCGGCGACAAAGAGCCTTTCAAGGTGATCTACGTGCCCAAAAAACTAGTCAACGTCGTCGTAAAATAA
- the nusB gene encoding transcription antitermination factor NusB — MASNRHLGRIVALQSLYEYEFRVQAEDKSAAVDDILSRNLDRYEQEIEDTDFVSQLVHGVLEKQDDLDDQIRPLAPEWPLEQIARIDRNILRLGLYELLYRGEHVPPKVAINEAVELAKAFGSDNSSKFINGVLGTAYRTLVEAVPDADTKVQ, encoded by the coding sequence ATGGCATCAAACCGTCACTTGGGTAGGATCGTCGCACTACAGTCTCTATACGAATATGAGTTTCGTGTACAGGCTGAGGATAAAAGTGCCGCGGTAGACGACATACTTAGCCGCAATCTTGACCGCTACGAGCAAGAGATCGAAGACACCGACTTTGTGTCTCAGTTGGTCCATGGCGTCCTTGAGAAACAGGATGATCTTGACGACCAGATTCGCCCTCTTGCGCCTGAGTGGCCACTGGAGCAAATCGCACGTATCGATCGCAATATTTTGCGACTCGGTCTGTACGAATTGCTCTACCGTGGCGAACACGTGCCACCAAAGGTAGCAATCAACGAAGCGGTTGAACTCGCCAAAGCATTTGGTTCTGACAACTCAAGCAAGTTCATAAACGGCGTGCTCGGCACGGCGTACCGAACGCTTGTGGAGGCCGTACCGGATGCCGACACCAAAGTTCAATAA
- a CDS encoding NUDIX domain-containing protein, which yields MPTPKFNKFKQYFNRNKPSIQEIVREPTSGGIVFRHGKNNQVEILLIQDAKDRWTIPKGHIEEGETAQQTARREIGEEAGLSKVDILGWLGKIHFRYRRVDKLVLMTTQIYLVKAKGDTNDIQKEDWMNDIGWFSFHDALDKIEYEDIGKLMLLAMKRIRQEKL from the coding sequence ATGCCGACACCAAAGTTCAATAAATTCAAGCAATATTTCAACCGCAACAAACCATCTATCCAAGAAATTGTCCGCGAGCCTACCTCGGGAGGTATCGTGTTTCGTCATGGCAAAAACAACCAAGTTGAGATTCTACTGATTCAAGATGCAAAAGATCGCTGGACTATACCGAAGGGTCACATAGAGGAAGGCGAGACAGCGCAACAGACGGCTAGGCGTGAAATCGGTGAAGAAGCCGGTTTAAGCAAGGTTGATATCCTCGGCTGGTTGGGTAAAATCCATTTTCGCTATCGCCGTGTCGACAAGTTAGTCCTCATGACCACGCAGATTTACCTGGTAAAGGCCAAGGGTGATACGAACGACATTCAAAAAGAGGACTGGATGAATGACATCGGTTGGTTCTCGTTCCATGACGCACTCGACAAAATTGAATACGAAGACATCGGTAAGCTGATGTTGCTCGCAATGAAGCGGATTAGACAGGAAAAGTTATAG
- the rnc gene encoding ribonuclease III: MSGMQIAPYQDFARDKIGFEFEHIDYLITALTHRSYVNEHRKSVSEHNERLEFLGDAVLELVVTDYLYNQFDEAEGILTSWRSSLVRTESIGDAGQKLGYEPLLRMSRGEKNGSPRARQQILANAFEAVIGAIYLEKGYGAAEEFIKKHILSKLDDILASGSWRDPKSHLQEVSQRIDGLTPVYKVLEEVGPDHDKVFTLGVFVGDKMMGKGNGSSKQSAQQEAAKAAIEAYEKRKSN, translated from the coding sequence ATGAGTGGCATGCAGATTGCACCCTACCAAGATTTTGCTCGCGACAAGATTGGTTTTGAGTTCGAGCATATTGACTACTTGATTACTGCGTTGACGCACCGCAGCTACGTCAACGAACATCGTAAGAGCGTGTCTGAACACAATGAACGTCTGGAGTTTTTAGGCGATGCCGTGTTGGAACTTGTCGTAACTGATTATTTGTATAATCAGTTTGATGAAGCCGAGGGTATACTCACAAGCTGGCGTTCTAGTTTGGTGCGTACCGAAAGCATTGGTGACGCGGGTCAGAAGCTAGGCTATGAGCCGCTACTTCGAATGAGCCGTGGTGAAAAGAACGGCAGCCCACGTGCTCGTCAACAGATCTTGGCGAATGCGTTCGAAGCCGTCATTGGCGCGATTTACCTCGAGAAAGGCTACGGGGCGGCGGAAGAATTTATAAAGAAGCATATTTTAAGCAAGCTCGATGACATCTTGGCGAGTGGCAGCTGGCGCGATCCGAAGTCACATCTGCAAGAAGTTTCTCAGCGGATAGATGGCCTCACGCCTGTATACAAAGTACTCGAAGAAGTCGGTCCTGATCACGACAAGGTCTTTACGCTTGGTGTATTCGTTGGCGACAAGATGATGGGCAAGGGAAACGGCTCAAGTAAACAAAGCGCCCAGCAAGAAGCGGCTAAAGCTGCAATCGAAGCCTACGAAAAGCGGAAGAGCAACTAA
- the rpsP gene encoding 30S ribosomal protein S16, which translates to MLAIRLQRLGRKGLPIYRVAVQEAQRHPSSGRVVAYVGTYNPHTKEVTIQKDAAQKYLDNGAQPSPRVVKLLKAEGVKLPKWVKEPVADKQKTIKNIEKLRKNQPAEEVAEEPAVEEAAEEALAETPAEEPAVEEKAE; encoded by the coding sequence ATGCTCGCAATTCGTTTGCAACGTCTCGGTCGTAAGGGCCTACCAATCTACCGCGTCGCCGTTCAGGAAGCTCAGCGTCACCCTTCAAGTGGTCGCGTAGTTGCCTATGTCGGCACTTATAACCCACACACTAAAGAAGTCACCATACAAAAGGATGCTGCTCAAAAGTATCTAGACAACGGCGCACAGCCAAGCCCTCGCGTGGTTAAATTGCTAAAGGCAGAGGGTGTTAAACTACCTAAATGGGTTAAAGAGCCTGTTGCAGACAAGCAGAAGACTATCAAGAATATCGAGAAGCTTCGCAAGAATCAGCCGGCTGAAGAAGTCGCTGAAGAACCTGCAGTAGAAGAAGCAGCAGAAGAAGCGCTAGCGGAAACTCCTGCCGAAGAACCTGCAGTTGAAGAAAAAGCAGAATAA
- the trmD gene encoding tRNA (guanosine(37)-N1)-methyltransferase TrmD, which yields MRKFQVITLFPDMFTGVFGSSMMWKAQKDGKVELSTVDLRQFGLGPRKTVDDTPYGGGDGMLLMAEPLFAAVEAAKKNDSDAKVLLMTARGRRWKQEAAQAHADSNDSYILICGRYEGYDERITTLVDEQISVGDYVLTGGELPAMTVVDSVVRLIPGVLGGEMSAEIESFSDGETLEFPQYTRPEEFRGMKVPEVLLSGNHAAIAKWRAENSLKADKE from the coding sequence ATGAGAAAGTTCCAAGTAATCACCTTGTTTCCCGATATGTTTACGGGTGTATTTGGCAGTTCTATGATGTGGAAGGCGCAGAAAGATGGCAAAGTTGAGTTGTCGACGGTAGATCTACGCCAGTTTGGTTTAGGGCCACGCAAAACGGTTGATGACACTCCGTATGGCGGTGGTGACGGCATGTTGCTGATGGCTGAGCCTTTATTTGCAGCTGTTGAGGCAGCCAAAAAGAATGACTCTGATGCTAAAGTGCTGCTAATGACGGCTCGGGGGCGGCGTTGGAAGCAGGAGGCTGCTCAAGCGCATGCCGATAGCAATGATAGCTATATATTAATTTGTGGTCGCTACGAGGGTTATGACGAACGAATAACCACACTAGTAGACGAGCAGATTAGTGTAGGTGACTATGTACTGACAGGTGGCGAATTACCGGCTATGACGGTAGTAGACAGTGTCGTACGGCTGATACCTGGCGTGCTCGGCGGTGAAATGAGTGCCGAGATTGAAAGTTTTAGCGATGGCGAGACGCTTGAGTTTCCGCAATACACACGTCCAGAAGAATTTCGAGGCATGAAAGTGCCAGAGGTATTACTCAGTGGAAATCACGCTGCAATTGCCAAGTGGCGAGCAGAGAACTCTCTGAAGGCAGACAAAGAATAA
- a CDS encoding DUF308 domain-containing protein — protein MVSEELLYWQSNWWTLTMRGIFTILFGIACVFWPGLTLATFVYLFGIYILVAGMVSVFQGIASIGHQKAWFLTLLLGVLEVGVGIYLLRHPLVSFTLLVLIVAFSLIVLGIFEVVAALADETASAMSKSLLSITGGLAVLAGVMMLFQPASSGVAFVWIIGLFALISGPLWIALSIDVKNMTHKLAKS, from the coding sequence ATGGTTTCAGAGGAACTGCTGTACTGGCAAAGTAATTGGTGGACGCTGACTATGCGTGGTATTTTTACAATACTATTCGGCATAGCGTGCGTATTTTGGCCCGGACTAACACTGGCTACATTCGTGTACCTGTTTGGCATCTACATACTCGTAGCAGGTATGGTATCGGTTTTTCAGGGTATTGCGTCAATAGGGCACCAAAAGGCCTGGTTTTTAACGCTATTACTAGGCGTTCTTGAAGTGGGTGTTGGTATCTACCTTCTCCGTCACCCCCTTGTATCATTTACACTCCTCGTGCTCATCGTTGCGTTCAGCCTTATCGTCCTCGGTATCTTTGAAGTCGTAGCGGCACTTGCCGACGAAACAGCCTCAGCTATGAGTAAATCCCTACTAAGTATTACTGGTGGACTAGCTGTTTTAGCCGGCGTCATGATGCTTTTTCAGCCAGCAAGCAGCGGTGTCGCATTCGTATGGATCATCGGCCTCTTTGCGCTGATTAGCGGTCCGCTATGGATAGCTCTCTCTATAGACGTCAAAAATATGACACATAAACTTGCCAAGTCATAA
- a CDS encoding glycosyltransferase family 2 protein, with protein sequence MSGYAMLKPKERRSQDTLEEIDRVLREHKFGTEIPVQIHYGGIVEPLTRSKRVKALDKKHKESNAVKARLKKIKNDSLAEAECARILAIVPTFEKEDEIDKTVISLLLQTRQIDQIVVVINGPGESDAAYNAILPLVREFRDQLIVERPEQLNGRNEDGSSRGSKVNTLNWMYWRYIQMGDFDFVLGIDADIEADKDMVHHLETDLIRRVKAAGVMARYSFKIPSKKNMRGKSLSLIQGQRHEFAVTGIKHQLRGYKSDILGGQATLFRAKALRESAQVTDGGAPWDQESLVEDAQLTRTLQKLGYSTATSGKARAWTGLMYTAYAWQRQRRKWQDGHFDDMIRDFQPWGDRRRWLDQLALGWNLILRVLFAVVLITSIAINKFEFSPIWFIPVALAIIQSVLVATKVPNRTFREIVRSFLFIPGEIYYMRTLAVWLDSTMVTVVNIRRDGWGNQQRAETAQRTTAISSWLLILSAVTLPSLALLMANRILPDETMGNIVTYLWYTVTILTIGSTFSMARFILRMLRNYRTIAP encoded by the coding sequence ATGAGTGGGTATGCAATGTTGAAGCCAAAAGAACGACGCTCTCAAGATACTCTTGAAGAGATTGATCGTGTTTTGCGTGAACACAAGTTTGGAACTGAGATTCCTGTACAAATCCATTACGGTGGTATCGTTGAGCCTTTGACTCGCTCTAAGCGCGTGAAAGCTCTGGATAAGAAACATAAAGAATCTAATGCGGTAAAAGCGCGACTGAAAAAAATTAAGAATGATTCGCTGGCGGAAGCCGAGTGCGCACGTATATTGGCGATTGTGCCTACATTTGAAAAGGAAGATGAAATTGACAAGACGGTCATCAGCCTGCTTTTGCAGACTCGTCAAATAGATCAGATCGTCGTTGTCATTAACGGCCCAGGTGAATCAGATGCTGCATATAATGCCATTCTTCCACTTGTCCGTGAGTTTCGTGATCAGCTTATAGTTGAGCGTCCTGAGCAGCTAAATGGTCGCAACGAAGACGGTTCATCGAGGGGCTCAAAAGTTAATACGTTGAACTGGATGTACTGGCGTTATATTCAAATGGGTGACTTTGATTTTGTTCTTGGTATCGATGCCGATATTGAGGCTGATAAGGACATGGTTCACCATCTTGAGACGGATCTCATACGACGTGTCAAAGCCGCTGGTGTTATGGCTCGCTACTCATTTAAAATTCCATCAAAGAAAAATATGCGCGGTAAGTCGTTGTCGCTTATTCAAGGTCAGCGTCATGAATTTGCGGTGACTGGTATTAAACACCAGTTGCGTGGATATAAGTCAGATATTCTCGGTGGTCAAGCGACGCTCTTTCGTGCAAAAGCACTGAGAGAGTCAGCGCAAGTCACTGATGGCGGTGCGCCCTGGGACCAGGAATCGCTGGTTGAAGACGCGCAGCTTACTCGAACACTCCAAAAACTGGGCTACTCTACCGCTACTAGCGGTAAGGCACGTGCATGGACCGGGCTTATGTATACGGCATATGCATGGCAACGACAGCGCCGTAAGTGGCAGGATGGCCACTTCGACGACATGATCCGTGATTTTCAGCCTTGGGGCGACCGACGTCGATGGCTTGACCAACTTGCTCTCGGTTGGAACCTAATCCTTCGTGTACTGTTTGCAGTCGTTCTCATTACTAGTATTGCAATCAATAAGTTTGAGTTTAGTCCGATATGGTTCATACCAGTTGCGCTTGCGATAATTCAGTCGGTATTGGTTGCCACAAAGGTTCCAAACCGAACATTTCGTGAAATCGTTCGATCGTTCCTGTTTATTCCAGGAGAGATATACTACATGCGAACATTGGCTGTGTGGCTCGACTCTACAATGGTTACAGTCGTAAATATACGCCGTGATGGTTGGGGTAACCAACAAAGGGCTGAAACGGCGCAGCGTACGACAGCCATTTCAAGCTGGTTATTAATTCTTTCGGCCGTTACACTTCCGTCGCTCGCACTACTTATGGCAAATCGAATCCTTCCAGATGAGACAATGGGAAATATAGTCACGTATCTGTGGTATACCGTAACGATTCTAACTATAGGTTCAACTTTCTCGATGGCCAGGTTTATCTTACGAATGCTTCGAAATTATCGTACGATTGCACCGTAA
- a CDS encoding response regulator produces MSTDKNKILIVDDEEVLASIYKTRFETEGFEVQYCNNGEDALNLAKEFQPDLIMVDIMMPKMDGYDTIKSFRAIPEAKNSYIIIYSALTIPKSDANAEKYGANDFFVKSAISFEELVERVKSAIRNRESSELSDTVDPDGSAQSSD; encoded by the coding sequence ATGAGCACTGATAAAAATAAGATTCTTATCGTTGATGACGAAGAAGTACTAGCTAGTATTTATAAAACGCGATTTGAAACCGAAGGGTTTGAGGTGCAATATTGCAATAATGGTGAGGACGCGCTTAATCTTGCAAAAGAGTTTCAGCCGGATCTTATCATGGTAGATATTATGATGCCGAAAATGGACGGATACGATACGATCAAGTCGTTCCGGGCAATCCCAGAAGCAAAGAATTCATACATTATTATCTATTCTGCTTTGACGATCCCTAAAAGTGACGCAAACGCTGAAAAATATGGAGCAAATGATTTTTTTGTTAAGTCTGCCATTTCGTTTGAGGAATTAGTTGAACGAGTGAAAAGTGCAATAAGGAACAGGGAGTCTAGTGAATTGTCGGATACTGTTGACCCTGATGGATCGGCACAATCTTCGGACTAG